In the Bicyclus anynana chromosome 22, ilBicAnyn1.1, whole genome shotgun sequence genome, AGTTTTTAATCAACTCCTTCTTTTTCCCGTCTTTACCAAACATGGAGGGCATCTCTTTCCGTAATTCACTGACTATATATGCGTGCACTTTAGCCAGCCGAGCCCTCTTTATTAAATCGTTTAATTTCCGCAAAGCTGCGTTTCGGGGAAGCGACTGCATGTCTCGGAACAAGTCCTGCTCCTCGTCCTCGAACAGGCGGCGGTTGACGTCGTAGCGCAGCGGCTGGTCCCAGAAGGAGCCGATGTAGACGCGCGCCACCTCGGGCGTCTGCAGCACCTTGCCCAGCGACCACATGAGCGCGCCGTACACGCGCATGAGCTGCTGGTGGTCAATCATGTCGGCCTTGTTGAGCACGATGCGGATCTTGTCGTCGTGGCCGCGCAGCGCCTCGATGCTGCGCCGGAACTCGTCGGAGATGTCCAGCTTGTGCGCGTCGAACAGCAGGATGATTCGGTCCACGCGCTCCGCGAACCACTCCAGCACGCCCGTGAAGTCGTACCCGCGGTCCACGCGCTGCTTCTCCCCCGACAGGATGCCCGGCGTGTCCACGATGGAGATGCCGCGCAGCACCGGCGAGTTCACCGTGGAGCACTGGAATCTGTTCAGGAAGGCGTTGCCGAATTTGCTCAGAGGCCGGAATTGTTTCTTTGGATCGACGACGAGAGCGTTGCCGGGGATCATGCCCTCTTTTTCGTCGAACATGACCGCGATGAACCTGTCTGTGGTGGGCTCCGGCCCTATCCGGATGCCCGGGAAGTCTCTTTCGAGCAGGTATTTGATGAAGGTCGTTTTGCCGGTCGAGTACTGCCCCACGAGCAGGATCATCGGCTTCGCGTCGAAGTCTGGCTCCTCCAGTTGCGGGGAGTGGAAGTCGTGGAACTGGTAGTGCAGCTCCAGCGGCAGGAGCTTCGTGCGATATATTCTTTTGAGCCCCTCCACGACATTCTCGATGCTTTCGGTTTTTTCACCTTCCTTCTTTAACCAGCTGAACATGGTTGTGTTTTCACTCTATTGCCGGGTTAATATCCACACTAGTTCACTCACTGCaccacttaattaaaaaaaaaaaactacgacAACTCCAATAAGACCACCGCGATCATTCTTCCTCACGTAAAAATGAATTGAAAGAATGACGTGACGtgttgacttttgactttgaaacAATGAGCTGTCTATTTGACGTTTGAGACTGACAGTGACAGCGAATAATGTTGCCATTGTCAAGAAAATAGTAAGATTTATTAGAAGGCGAATGAATAAGGACGATTTACACGATCCGGTTTTTCCAAAATTGACAATTcctcataataaattaatgatactCTGTAAAATACGTTGCTGTGGTGTTCGTACTAACTTTTACATTCATGAATAGTGATCTGTGGTactatctattaatctgtggctaCTAACGTACTTCGTTCGTAATTCATATTCGAAGTTTTCACTTTTgagcagggttcccaacttaggggttttccccccagatttagggggcaaataagtgaaatgggatttttttaggggtctgaaatttttaggggtattttcagggattttttgactctttaatatttttaaattgatgataattttaatatttctttcttggcctagcgacttataatacgttattctacaaccactctgaggcaattgaaggcaattttcatcgaataaaaaaaattggtaaatttattcattgtcaacatgtatgatttcaaaaaatctgaatcttcagataaagacgtagtattttgtctgtattaaatatagtcttttgaaacatattatttctaaattattatgaatttatattttttagggggacaactcaataattacggcgattttaggggtttttgacaccaactttagggataaatattttggagagttggtaacactgcttTTGAGGTTTgtcaaaaaaagtaaataaaacttaaatgtgGCGAAaactctatataatataaaaaatgacgATATTTCATGATGAAATAGAGATCGAAGATTTCGATTACGACGCCGAAGAGGAAATGTATTATTACCCGTGTCCGTGCGGAGACATGTTTCAAATAAGCAAGGTTAGGTTAATAATACACTACAATAAAACAGAAtttcttattaatataaaaacagtTTTGTTACAGTggttattataaattttcagGAAGAATTAATGGCAGGTGAAGAAGTCGCCACCTGTCCCAGTTGCTCCCTCGTCGTTAAGGTTATATACGATGCGGTAGGTTACCAGGATACTGCAtgtttagtaaataatataacttctaaataaataatagatctTTACGACGTCTCGGAAATTAGCTGCGGGTGTCACTACACGCAGGTCGTACTTAAAGTACGCTAAAATCACCACGCAAGGCGACTTCATGTAGGGAGATGCCTTGTCACCGCCCACGCCCCACCGTTACCGCTGATATCTAAAATCTTGAATTGCACAGCTTATGAACGCACGATGTTCCGAACCGTAGAGATTGCATTGTACTATCTTTCTTAGTAACATACTTTAAGTAGTTGTCCTACAAACCAAATAGTGGTCTATTGGAATAAGCTTTTCCTATTGTATTATAACTTATatccttatttatataaaaatctatactcatattataaagctgaagagcttgtttgtttgaacatgctaatctcaggaactatttctatgggaacaggaaccaaATAAATACCATAGAAGTAGATTATCCATAAAAGGACATTCATTCACTACATATAGAATATTTTCACTAActtcaaaaacaaattattttcagGACAAATTCAAAGCAGAAGCTGAAGAGAAGCAAATAGATTCAAAAGAGAAAGAAACTGTCTGCAGTACTTAGGAATGTAACAGTTTGACTTGAGCTGAGTTGTGACATGTTGCTCCCACACTGGACAAAGACGGCTTTGCGTAGAGTGACCTTAACTCTAGATGGCCTGTGATTATTTGCAACACATGtgatattacaaataaaaaaaatatatctgttataatactttattttacattttataaatatcattttacAACACATATTATTTTCCTTACAATTACATCTTTATAGTAAAAAGATCAATACTGGTGGCAAAACAAAGTTAAGCAAactcaaaataaacattactgCACAATCTGCTTGTAAAGACTGCCAATAACAACACTTCTTTTACATCTTCAAACTACTATTTTATCTACAATATACTTGAATTTCAGAATGACACTGTGCActgatataattaaaatgtttaactCTCTAAATTATAACAGGGTAGTTGtttcatatcaaattaaatttgatattagttttgtttaataagggtccgaaatatattatatcaataattaataaaagttaaggatttcttaggAAACTTGATTTcacatatttattaaacatttctaaatgtcaaaaacgctgtcatccattttgtgacgtcactaacacacttgatgtactaaacgtcaaactaatttgttatataatatttttgtcaaacgcttcttttgttgatttattttagtgacatcatgaaacagttgaaactgTCATAGTAGACAGGCATTTTtgctcatattgtcaaaaacatatttaaaaataaaaaattttatgtaatagactcaaaaaaatatgaaaaaaaattttagtctaGTAGAAAGATAATGAACTATTCAACAgtagaattcatagacattgtaggggcacccccaggagaTCATTCAgtcgctgagtgtcaaatttaacctctatttatttgagaatttgacacttagcaggtgaatgatctcctggggtgcccctacaacgtttATGAATTCCGCTGTAAGACCatatataaaaaagtgtcaactagcctattgatgACACATTCATATTCTGtttacaaatatgtatgtattgtatttcaTCATTATGGCTATAATCTACCATTTAATCAACAAACGACTTTACAAACTTGTATCACGAATGTTAAGGatcatttaatacatttttattatttttaatataataaaaaaacattatacattACACAATATTAAGTATGTACTCCTGATGATAAATATTCACAGAAAAAGTAGACAGTACAagtaataaatactttatagtatttcattgtaataaataaataaaatgcattttgaCTAGTTAAgagttttcaaatatttttttttattatatccaaGCTATTAGTAAGAAATATTGTCATTACTTAGACCTAGAACATACTGACAGACATCTGCTAAATCTtaacctaaatattataaacaaacactGTTATCTGATAAATCATAGAGCCACTAATTTCACTATACTTACAAAATAATGCAATGCAaacttagactacatcatcacacAGATGGGATATTCCtaacaatacatataaataaaaaaaatttaagtgaCTGTCTGTGATTTCTATACAACTGTTTTATCAAAtgcttatagctatttacacaatacatgaacaagcattttaaaatttttgtctttgtgTTTCTGTATTTCCaagctaatctttggaacggctgaacgaatttaaatggaactttcactgtaagatagaagaggttatagatcaacacataggctgcttttcGCGGAGAAATCCATGGTACCCACGGGATTcacgaaaaactaaatttcacgtggacgaagtctcGGTCGTCCGCTAATTCCTGATAAAAACATAGTTCTGAACTTCTAAATCTATGATTAAAAACATCTCTCACACATTTTACTCATTGCAAGCCCAACAGGCATTGGTAGAGGGTCCATAAACATAAACTTGTTCACAGGGAAGATTAAGGCGGGGCCTGTCAGATTTACATCAACAGAAACTTATGAATAAAGCAATTATTATTTCCTAACATATAAGTATTAATTCACGATTACTGGAATGAAAATCACTAATATGATACGAAACTATGTACCATTACATTACaaatataacattatactatattttggtcttaaaaagataaaagcagtcaaatttatttttacaatgtacAGTCCTTGTCAAATAGTATAGTGTATTAggaaaaactaaacaaatatatactcagaggcacaattatccgcccactttaatatactcgcgtcattttaaagagggcggataattgtgcctctgagtatataatatacaatcaGTTTCACTTTGACTTGTTAACTTGACAACTTCACCAGATTGGCTAGTACTGTTACGCAACCAACCAATAAGGTTCAACCTAACGGCGACTAACAGAATCTTTAGCTACTTATTTATAAGATGCTTGGAGAAAAATGTCCAATACCAAACCATCAAATACATTTGttttgtcatattttaaaagctttagCTTAATAAGCTATTATCTCAgattatatctttatttgttgTCAAGTGACAAGCACCTCTcacagaaaataaaagaaaaaaaaaataatggtaatAAAAGTTCTGAAGTTAGCATTATTTATGAAATTTCTTGAGCCTAATTGATGATTTATTtctaaatagttaaatataaagtcactttttgattatattattctaattACTACAGATATATGACTAGAAGAGGTGATTTCATTGAAGtcccaatattatttttatttggctaAATACTGAATTGCAATATACAAGTTATGTGTTACatcagtaaataatttataaatatgtgctattttaaatacattaaaatagtgaattggattttttaaaattaaataataaagaacgATTTTTACGAATgaattttctatattattaaatgaagtgcatcaaaatctttaatttattactatttgtttatttattattaaaaacataatcaTGTAAACACTACAATGTTAATCTGAGTTTGTCCTCTACaatataatacctataataCATGGAACCACAATACActcatatacataatatatttatgtaattctttGCCCGCTGCTAAACTTTGCGACTGCACTTTATGACACTTTATGACTTGCACTTGTTGCtgtcataattaaatttttgctaaaataaattaattaattaagcttCCATATTTCACAATGCAATGACAATCTGCAAGGGTGCATATGCCTGCCTACCCACAGCATAGTTTCAATATTATCAAAGTTAAGATTATCTTTTGATGTAtcatttaatattagtgtgcttACCCATGTCACATAACCTATCCACTCCACACAGaagctaatttatttttttactttttacttttatttcagcAACATTTGCACTCTCACACAACAAAATATACTGGAACTTGACAAAAAATTGTCTCACTATTtgttatgtattaatttttctctaagaaaaaaaaaccgcaCATACAGAAAGCGTTCTGAGTTCTGCATTTTGCGCGATTGTAGCGTTATGAAGATAGCCTGCTAAGTTACAAACATTATAAAGAATGCAGAACACGGAACACTAGAACTATTTATGTCTGCACTAAGCACTAAGCTTCCGATATACAAGTTTAAAACGGATGTACGTCCGATCATATCGAACACATGCCGTAGTTGAATGCTCACGTCGGCAACAGCGGGCTCGGAGGGCCGGCGTCCGACGTGGTCGGCCGACCTGCGTCAGACGGGGCCCTCGGGGCGGAGTCCTACGCGGAGCGCGGCGGGGGCGGCGGCGGGTGCTGCAGCGGCGGCGGGTGCTGCGGCGGCGCGGGGTGCTGCGGCAGGCCCGGCACGCTGAAGTGGCGCACGGCGGCCTCCAGCGCCACGCTGTTCCCGCTGAAGTACGCCGACACCGCGTTGTGGAACAGCAGCAGCTGCTTGTTCATCACCTTCACCTGCAACATCGGTTCATTGGTTGTGACCAGGTCGGGTGCAGACTACGTCACGCGCGCATGCAGCCGACGCAGACTACCTCATACTGCTACGTCATCCAGATACATTACATTGTTGacaagttaaagttaaagttaaattcaTTGGGACATGTCGGCCAGGAGCGGCTCGGGCGGGTCGCTAGGATGACGCTGACACTGACCCGGTTTTCGTGCAGCAGCTGCAGCTTGACGGCGGAGTCGTCGCGCAGGCGCTCGTAGTGCCGCCGGTGGCGCTCGATGTCGGCCAGCAGCAGCTCGGGCGGGTTGCCGCCGCTGGCCTCCAGCTCGCTGCGGTAGGCGTCGTACTCCACGCGCGCCGCCTCGTACTGGCGCACGGTGAGCAGCGTGTCCTCCATGGCGCGGCCCGTGAGCGTGGCCAGCGCGCTGTTGAAGAAGTGCAGCGCGGCCAGCAGCGCGTCGGCGTGGCGCGTGAGCGAGCGCTGCGTGTCGGCGTTGTGCAGGAACTGCGCCTGCAGCTCGGGCGACTTCTGCGCCAGCTCCGCGAACGCCTCGCCCAGCGCGCGCTGCgtgcccgccgccgccgccagctgCGCCGTGAGCGCCGAGCTCAGCCGCAGCACGCCCATGTACTTGCGCTGCGTCTCGCGCAGCATCTCGATCTGCGCCTCCAGCTCTGCCGACACACGACTATGTCTCACCAGCACTACTACTCGCTCTGTAGATCTTTTGTGAAGTATACTGtgaagtttgtttattttattctaggATGGGGATAAGTATCATTTATAACTTAAGAACAGTTGGATTTTTAAAGATCTTTAATGAGATGGAGTTGTCTTTGCCTGAAACAACTATTATAAATAATCTATAGAAAGAAAAATAGGAATATTATTGGAAATATCATATTACAAAGTATTGAAAGTTGCAAGGGACCAAGGGGATGTCGACCAGTGGATAttcatcagctgttaatgatgatgaagaaactATCTGATGATCTATCAGAACTGAGCACCGGTGGTGTGACCAGCTACAGCTAACCTGTGTCCACAGTGCGGGAGCTCTTGCCCAGTTTCTCGTACAGCAGTTGTTTGGTGCACTTGTAGGTGGAGACACTCCAGTTCTTGATGGACTCCAGCTTGGTGGAGCCGGCCCGCAGTAGTGTGGACGTGCCCTGCGCACCATTCTGTGACACATCTGGAGGTGCTGGacagaaatacatatattatataatttatataaactaaAACATTCAATTTAGAAGACGTGACCTAAACCTTTAGCTCTCAATTACAATTTCCGTTACAAATTCGACAACAATCATCATCTTAAAAACAGATAATTGTTGATATCACCTTACTGCCTTCAAAGAGTGCAAAAATGTcacatagggtatattttataataagatCCCATTTTATAATAAGAAACAGTCTTGGACCTACCAATAGAAAAATTTAAGCAATGTATTCAAAAAATTTCCCAAATCAAAGTTACTAAACTGGTAAATtccataatgataaaaatgcttggaggccattggattagTTTCCAACTTCACACAGGAAgttaaagtaaaagaaattgtattgattttaacaattgtaaactataatatttgtgttatttaaaagagcaactgttgagtttattagtggctcttctcagcagatccAATGAAATAGTCATTGGTacatgacatttcaaaagtgcttgtaaacacaCTAAGtttacaacaaataaattgacaaactGCACAAGAATAGGTGAAATTAAGTTGATGTTGATTATTGTATTACTCACTCATAATGTAGCATCcgattgatgaaagaatttttaaaatctgtccCGTAGTTTGTAACAATCAAAGAATTCAACCTTATctcatcattaaaatataagtttagattacatattaactattaattagtCTTTGGAAGTAAACATTGAATACTATATAAGTTTGTCCTGTTGTCGAAAGAGATATTATTCTGCCTTGTATACTCCTTACAATAATTTGGATCAATAGACATAACATGCAGTAGGTATAGTTACCATATGCCGGGGGAAAAGGCATCGACCGCGAAGTCGGGAACTTCGCTTCAGTGCCCGAAGTGATCGAGTCACTGGACTCGCGAAGCGGCGGCGTGTCTTTCAACATTTCGTGGATGCTCCTCTCTGATTGCCTGAGTCATTCAATATTCTTTTCATGATACCATTATGCGCACAGcacttatttattacttaattataagAGTTTTACTAGTGTACAATAAtgaaagaatacaaaatatactttacttaCGACTTTATTGTTGTATTAAATGGGCAATATTacgattaaaataaagtaactatTGAATGgaacaaacaatgaaaattcTACTTACCACTTAGACATTTTGTCGCAAAAGTTTGCTTCAGTCTTTCACTTAgtaatatttgaatttaaataactaatttaacaacaaaaataatatttaatgcatatttttcggcaaaattaactaaataatgcTTACCACAGATCTTAAACTTTAACAATTAtgttgacattgacaattgacattttatCACATTGACACTGACAATAATGGTTTTTATACTGGCTCTATTGTTCTGAGTACTAGCCTTATTGAGCCTCAGAAAATTAATCCGGTAGACAAAAAAGAATCACCAAAAATctgattgtatcgagaaagttAAACGCGAACACACATTATTTTGACCACAAAATTACAGGTTCAACTTGTTTGTTAGGCTAAGGAGTTGGACTTTGTAGAGGTGAGACATACTTGCAAAATACAATATCAGGGCGTATgagtgtttaaaaatatttgggcTAAATACCAGGTTTTAAAATACTTGAAAGTATTTCGCCGTGGTCGCCTGTGCCAAAGAAAACTAATCCATATTATGATGGCGTAAGAAACACAAACGAATCAGCAAAATATTAAtactttaaactatttttttgctACGATTGTGCTCCTTAACTAAAAGAATATGTGAGAAAGTATgtactactatactaatagcattaacaactgagtcttagggccataaatcatttctctatatctatctcgcttgcacttatgggtcttatggagccgtctagtgaagggtgtaacaatgaaagacatattatcgataagtaaagtttattatcgtatcttgttcacaaaattaaaaaaattaacaatatttgatttaatataatacatatttcatattatataattattaactaaataaaattaatcttcatctgagtcttcatcat is a window encoding:
- the LOC112043844 gene encoding EH domain-containing protein 3 isoform X1, whose translation is MFSWLKKEGEKTESIENVVEGLKRIYRTKLLPLELHYQFHDFHSPQLEEPDFDAKPMILLVGQYSTGKTTFIKYLLERDFPGIRIGPEPTTDRFIAVMFDEKEGMIPGNALVVDPKKQFRPLSKFGNAFLNRFQCSTVNSPVLRGISIVDTPGILSGEKQRVDRGYDFTGVLEWFAERVDRIILLFDAHKLDISDEFRRSIEALRGHDDKIRIVLNKADMIDHQQLMRVYGALMWSLGKVLQTPEVARVYIGSFWDQPLRYDVNRRLFEDEEQDLFRDMQSLPRNAALRKLNDLIKRARLAKVHAYIVSELRKEMPSMFGKDGKKKELIKNLGQVYDRIQREQQISPGDFPDIKKMQETLANHDFTKFHPLKPKLLEVVDHMLATDIARLMDMIPQEDVNVVTEPLIKGEEPALELNGLHAKRGFLQGGAFEGVEDQVSPFGYGRGEGVDAGHGDPEWICSKEKPQYDSLFRSLNPIDGKVTGAAAKTEMVKSKLPNSVLGKIWKLSDIDKDGFLDEEEFALAMHLIRVKIDGHDLPPELPPHLVPPSKRN
- the LOC112043844 gene encoding EH domain-containing protein 1 isoform X2 translates to MFSWLKKEGEKTESIENVVEGLKRIYRTKLLPLELHYQFHDFHSPQLEEPDFDAKPMILLVGQYSTGKTTFIKYLLERDFPGIRIGPEPTTDRFIAVMFDEKEGMIPGNALVVDPKKQFRPLSKFGNAFLNRFQCSTVNSPVLRGISIVDTPGILSGEKQRVDRGYDFTGVLEWFAERVDRIILLFDAHKLDISDEFRRSIEALRGHDDKIRIVLNKADMIDHQQLMRVYGALMWSLGKVLQTPEVARVYIGSFWDQPLRYDVNRRLFEDEEQDLFRDMQSLPRNAALRKLNDLIKRARLAKVHAYIVSELRKEMPSMFGKDGKKKELIKNLGQVYDRIQREQQISPGDFPDIKKMQETLANHDFTKFHPLKPKLLEVVDHMLATDIARLMDMIPQEDVNVVTEPLIKGGAFEGVEDQVSPFGYGRGEGVDAGHGDPEWICSKEKPQYDSLFRSLNPIDGKVTGAAAKTEMVKSKLPNSVLGKIWKLSDIDKDGFLDEEEFALAMHLIRVKIDGHDLPPELPPHLVPPSKRN
- the LOC112043822 gene encoding diphthamide biosynthesis protein 3, with amino-acid sequence MTIFHDEIEIEDFDYDAEEEMYYYPCPCGDMFQISKEELMAGEEVATCPSCSLVVKVIYDADKFKAEAEEKQIDSKEKETVCST
- the LOC112043843 gene encoding arfaptin-2, whose translation is MSKWQSERSIHEMLKDTPPLRESSDSITSGTEAKFPTSRSMPFPPAYAPPDVSQNGAQGTSTLLRAGSTKLESIKNWSVSTYKCTKQLLYEKLGKSSRTVDTELEAQIEMLRETQRKYMGVLRLSSALTAQLAAAAGTQRALGEAFAELAQKSPELQAQFLHNADTQRSLTRHADALLAALHFFNSALATLTGRAMEDTLLTVRQYEAARVEYDAYRSELEASGGNPPELLLADIERHRRHYERLRDDSAVKLQLLHENRVKVMNKQLLLFHNAVSAYFSGNSVALEAAVRHFSVPGLPQHPAPPQHPPPLQHPPPPPPRSA